One window of Papaver somniferum cultivar HN1 chromosome 9, ASM357369v1, whole genome shotgun sequence genomic DNA carries:
- the LOC113310585 gene encoding ADP,ATP carrier protein ER-ANT1-like isoform X1 has protein sequence MEKSRPHPDKFSSDLMMGGFAAAISKSAAAPMERVKLLLQNQGEMLKTGNLKTPYNGIQDCFKRVLREEGFLSFWRGNQANVIRYFPTQAFNFAFKGYFKNLLGRSKEKDGYLKWFAGNVAAGSAAGATTSLFLYHLDYARTRLGTDAKECPVNGQRQFKGMVDVYRKTVSSDGIIGLYRGFGASIMGISLYRGMYFGIYDTMKPVILVGSFEGNFFASFLLGWSVTTVSGVCAYPFDTVRRRMMLTSGQPSKYHNSLHCFRQIIHHEGIFALFRGVSANMLLGMAGAGVLAGYDQLHRLTYMHGYGQRTLN, from the exons atggagaaatCTCGACCACACCCGGATAAATTTTCTAGTGATTTGATGATGGGTGGATTTGCAGCAGCAATATCAAAGAGTGCTGCTGCACCTATGGAGAGAGTGAAACTATTGTTACAGAATCAAGGGGAAATGTTGAAAACAGGAAATCTTAAAACACCTTATAATGGTATTCAAGATTGTTTTAAAAGGGTTTTGAGAGAAGAAGGTTTTTTGTCATTCTGGAGAGGTAATCAAGCTAATGTCATTCGGTATTTCCCTACCCAG GCATTCAACTTCGCGTTCAAAGGCTATTTCAAAAACCTCCTTGGGCGCTCGAAAGAGAAAGATGGCTACTTGAAGTGGTTTGCAGGAAATGTTGCTGCAGGTAGTGCTGCAGGAGCAACTACTTCTTTGTTTCTCTATCATTTAGATTATGCTCGCACCAGACTAGGCACTGATGCAAAGGAATGCCCTGTAAATGGTCAGAGACAGTTTAAAGGGATGGTAGATGTTTATAGGAAAACTGTGTCAAGTGATGGCATAATAGGTCTTTATCGGGGCTTTGGGGCATCAATCATGGGAATTTCTCTGTATCGGGGTATGTACTTTGGGATCTATGACACCATGAAACCCGTCATTCTGGTTGGGTCTTTCGAG GGGAACTTCTTTGCCTCTTTTCTGTTGGGTTGGAGTGTTACAACAGTTTCAGGGGTTTGTGCATACCCTTTTGACACTGTTCGTCGAAGAATGATGCTAACCTCAGGACAACCTTCCAAGTATCATAACTCTCTGCATTGCTTCCGTCAGATCATTCACCATGAGGGTATTTTTGCACTATTTAGAGGAGTTTCCGCAAACATGCTTCTAGGTATGGCAGGGGCAGGAGTTCTGGCAGGTTATGATCAGCTACATCGTTTAACTTACATGCACGGGTATGGTCAAAGAACCTTAAATTGA
- the LOC113310585 gene encoding ADP,ATP carrier protein ER-ANT1-like isoform X2, with amino-acid sequence MEKSRPHPDKFSSDLMMGGFAAAISKSAAAPMERVKLLLQNQGEMLKTGNLKTPYNGIQDCFKRVLREEGFLSFWRGNQANVIRYFPTQAFNFAFKGYFKNLLGRSKEKDGYLKWFAGNVAAGSAAGATTSLFLYHLDYARTRLGTDAKECPVNGQRQFKGMVDVYRKTVSSDGIIGLYRGFGASIMGISLYRGMYFGIYDTMKPVILVGSFEGNFFASFLLGWSVTTVSGVCAYPFDTVRRRMMLTSGQPSKYHNSLHCFRQIIHHEGIFALFRGVSANMLLGMAGAGVLAGYDQLHRLTYMHGDSL; translated from the exons atggagaaatCTCGACCACACCCGGATAAATTTTCTAGTGATTTGATGATGGGTGGATTTGCAGCAGCAATATCAAAGAGTGCTGCTGCACCTATGGAGAGAGTGAAACTATTGTTACAGAATCAAGGGGAAATGTTGAAAACAGGAAATCTTAAAACACCTTATAATGGTATTCAAGATTGTTTTAAAAGGGTTTTGAGAGAAGAAGGTTTTTTGTCATTCTGGAGAGGTAATCAAGCTAATGTCATTCGGTATTTCCCTACCCAG GCATTCAACTTCGCGTTCAAAGGCTATTTCAAAAACCTCCTTGGGCGCTCGAAAGAGAAAGATGGCTACTTGAAGTGGTTTGCAGGAAATGTTGCTGCAGGTAGTGCTGCAGGAGCAACTACTTCTTTGTTTCTCTATCATTTAGATTATGCTCGCACCAGACTAGGCACTGATGCAAAGGAATGCCCTGTAAATGGTCAGAGACAGTTTAAAGGGATGGTAGATGTTTATAGGAAAACTGTGTCAAGTGATGGCATAATAGGTCTTTATCGGGGCTTTGGGGCATCAATCATGGGAATTTCTCTGTATCGGGGTATGTACTTTGGGATCTATGACACCATGAAACCCGTCATTCTGGTTGGGTCTTTCGAG GGGAACTTCTTTGCCTCTTTTCTGTTGGGTTGGAGTGTTACAACAGTTTCAGGGGTTTGTGCATACCCTTTTGACACTGTTCGTCGAAGAATGATGCTAACCTCAGGACAACCTTCCAAGTATCATAACTCTCTGCATTGCTTCCGTCAGATCATTCACCATGAGGGTATTTTTGCACTATTTAGAGGAGTTTCCGCAAACATGCTTCTAGGTATGGCAGGGGCAGGAGTTCTGGCAGGTTATGATCAGCTACATCGTTTAACTTACATGCACGG TGACAGCTTATGA
- the LOC113308244 gene encoding BTB/POZ domain-containing protein At3g56230-like, translating into MMSLMNKDRNAGTISLADANWGTTSATRWIKIGKEKEERLKEREERCTDYLGGLAIALRQGSYSDIQIKPSDGPSIPAHRFLLATRSEVFKNMLASDTCKAAPVDSVSLPEFNHEELEIFLELLYCGSLSKEKFEKHFFCLAVASHKYAIPHLQKFCEEHILKLLDSSTALKVLEISEITSNETLKVAALESILSHSEEIYFSPGYEEFGRQNPHLLVHITRAHSISDKKRKV; encoded by the exons atgatgagcttgATGAACAAAGACAGAAATGCAGGAACCATATCCCTAGCTGATGCAAATTGG GGGACTACAAGTGCTACAAGGTGGATCAAGATagggaaagagaaagaagaaaggctgAAAGAGAGAGAAGAAAGGTGCACTGATTATCTTGGCGGATTAGCTATTGCATTAAGGCAGGGAAGTTACTCAGATATCCAAATCAAGCCCAGCGATGGACCTTCAATACCTGCACATAGATTTTTGCTG GCAACTAGATCTGAGGTTTTCAAAAACATGCTAGCATCGGATACTTGCAAAGCAGCACCAGTTGACTCCGTATCCCTCCCTGAATTTAATCACGAAGAGCTTGAAATCTTCTTGGAATTGCTTTACTGTGGAAGCTTGTCTAAGGAAAAGTTTGAGAAACATTTTTTCTGCCTAGCAGTTGCATCTCATAAGTATGCGATTCCACATTTGCAGAAGTTTTGCGAAGAACATATATTGAAGTTGTTAGATTCTTCAACTGCACTCAAAGTTCTGGAGATCTCAGAAATTACTTCTAATGAGACATTAAAAGTTGCTGCCTTGGAATCAATACTCAGCCACTCAGAAGAGATATATTTCTCACCTGGTTATGAAGAATTTGGCAGACAGAACCCGCATTTGCTGGTACATATCACAAGGGCCCATAGCATTAGTGATAAGAAGCGTAAAGTGTAA